From one Mya arenaria isolate MELC-2E11 chromosome 4, ASM2691426v1 genomic stretch:
- the LOC128232939 gene encoding uncharacterized protein LOC128232939 produces the protein MSHLVGNHAYSQVTWSTDYISYGVQLAFTDSSWGVERYSAAAVRLPDGTYVYVVPFSGTLDLLPMTLLDDSVSCTYSYEPDGANPFLVNMTVYNLNRKYCAAVCRERNYPHGALHNVTCACLAATPTSPSFGECTHPCEGDVTETCGGFNPIVLPFNYVNTDVNTKVFDAPLSDGTSITVSEAIEVSFIARQVIYGFNVSVTSPLVSDVSVELVLHFRNEACNGTNLLNKTHQETFIIPPSPGFYDLQMEPILVQCLYINVYETATGNPLPNTLTFTPSVLEGGFITADYLVIETSWEIASGELCECECWVYDLLYGDSPFTNLSYTEIEKALENVTKQIEKELSVNRSELSSTIRKLTSAEDNRTSAVAVGYTLGVAMLTCIFGAIILADLPRIYEGFKTLRHNLRSRFYPETTVNNVSMERIPSLPQPDD, from the exons ATGTCACATCTCGTTGGTAACCATGCATACTCACAGGTCACGTGGTCTACAGACTATATCAG ctacggCGTTCAGCTAGCATTCACAGACTCCAGTTGGGGAGTGGAGCGTTACTCCGCCGCTGCCGTCCGCCTTCCTGACGGCACATACGTGTACGTTGTTCCGTTCAGTGGCACGCTGGATCTGCTTCCTATGACGCTTCTTGACG ATTCAGTAAGCTGCACCTACTCATACGAGCCCGACGGCGCCAATCCGTTTCTTGTGAACATGACCGTCTACAACCTGAACCGGAAGTACTGTGCTGCCGTCTGCCGGGAGAGGAACTACCCGCACGGTGCCCTCCAT AACGTTACATGCGCGTGTCTAGCGGCAACTCCGACGTCTCCGTCATTTGGAGAATGCACCCATCCGTGTGAGGGTGACGTCACAGAAACGTGTGGAGGATTTAACCCCATTGTCCTACCGTTCAATTACGTCAACACGGATG tAAATACCAAAGTTTTTGATGCACCATTATCAGACGGAACATCGATCACAGTTTCTGAAGCCATAGAG GTATCCTTTATCGCCCGCCAAGTGATTTACGGTTTCAACGTGAGTGTGACGTCACCGCTGGTTAGTGACGTCAGCGTAGAACTCGTGTTGCACTTCCGGAACGAGGCATGTAACGGGACGaatttgttgaataaaacaCACCAAGAG ACTTTCATAATTCCACCGAGCCCGGGTTTTTATGACCTTCAGATGGAGCCCATATTAGTACAGTGTCTATACATCAACGTGTACGAAACAGCTACTGGGAACCCACTCCCTAACACTCTGACTTTTACACCTTCCGTATTAGAGG GTGGATTCATAACCGCAGATTATTTAGTTATAGAAACCTCCTGGGAAATAGCTTCAG GCGAGTTATGCGAATGCGAGTGCTGGGTGTACGATCTGCTATATGGGGACTCGCCCTTTACAAACCTATCCTACACTGAGATCGAGAAAGCGCTTGAAAATGTTACTAAACAG ATTGAGAAAGAATTGTCCGTGAACCGCTCTGAGCTTTCCTCAACCATCCGGAAGTTGACAAGCGCCGAGGATAATCGGACTTCCGCTGTTGCGGTTGGATACACTCTTGGTGTTGCCATGCTGACGTGCATTTTTGGTG CAATCATTTTAGCGGACCTGCCGAGGATATATGAAGGATTTAAGACATTGAGACACAATCTCCGGTCCCGTTTTTACCCCGAGACAACAGTGAACAATGTGAGCATGGAGAGGATACCCTCATTGCCTCAGCCAGACGATTAA